A region from the Leptospira venezuelensis genome encodes:
- a CDS encoding response regulator encodes MEKVKIAIVEDNSEFAQDCANTLSVMEEVDQVEVFSSTEDLSQNHQNKYDLVFMDIILPGKSGIDYIKERSEFDNDPKYIMLSTLDTDDALIQAMKAGAVGFVLKKDLKDIKEVARMVMKEGGILSPGAAAKVISFFRKPPTKETHSLTPREKEILNHIINGYRTKEIARNFGTKEGTVRIQIKSIFKKLQVNSRVDLVRKYSRF; translated from the coding sequence ATGGAAAAAGTAAAAATCGCTATAGTTGAAGACAATTCCGAGTTTGCTCAGGACTGTGCAAATACTCTTTCAGTAATGGAAGAAGTAGATCAGGTAGAAGTTTTTTCTTCTACTGAAGATTTATCGCAAAATCATCAGAATAAGTATGATCTTGTATTTATGGATATCATACTTCCTGGTAAATCCGGTATCGATTATATCAAAGAAAGATCAGAGTTTGATAATGATCCAAAGTATATTATGCTTTCTACATTAGACACTGATGACGCCTTGATACAGGCAATGAAGGCAGGAGCAGTTGGATTCGTTCTTAAAAAGGATCTGAAAGACATAAAGGAAGTAGCGAGAATGGTGATGAAAGAAGGTGGAATACTTTCTCCTGGTGCTGCAGCCAAGGTAATATCTTTTTTCAGAAAACCTCCGACTAAAGAAACACATTCTTTAACTCCGCGGGAGAAGGAAATTTTGAATCATATCATAAACGGTTATAGAACCAAAGAAATAGCGCGTAACTTTGGAACTAAAGAAGGTACTGTTCGGATTCAGATCAAAAGTATTTTTAAAAAATTACAAGTGAACTCTAGGGTAGATCTAGTTCGTAAGTATTCTCGTTTTTAG
- a CDS encoding lysophospholipid acyltransferase family protein, whose product MKIAISSFIATTILKIIYTTVRWTKIHIPKKAEELLLQRHGFVLALWHNQIPFVIDFTYKFYVKRYGLEVIPMASQSKDGELATRVISHFGMRPKRGSSKRGGAAALKALVQDAKKGSISLITPDGPTGPVYTLKPGIIQLASMTGFPILSYYAKYDRYMIVQSWDRTPVPKLFSKAEFFISEPFYIPKLKGEEDLELWRKKFETFMLEQVGISQQEAENLREDIRLAQEAKRKDK is encoded by the coding sequence ATGAAGATCGCAATTTCTTCCTTTATCGCCACTACAATATTAAAAATTATTTATACGACTGTTCGTTGGACAAAAATACATATCCCGAAAAAAGCGGAGGAGTTACTTCTTCAAAGACATGGGTTTGTTTTGGCACTCTGGCATAATCAAATTCCGTTCGTTATTGATTTCACATATAAATTTTACGTAAAACGTTATGGTTTAGAAGTGATCCCCATGGCTTCTCAATCCAAGGACGGAGAATTAGCTACAAGAGTAATCTCTCATTTTGGAATGAGGCCGAAAAGAGGTTCCAGCAAAAGAGGAGGCGCAGCTGCATTAAAGGCCTTGGTCCAAGATGCAAAAAAAGGAAGTATCAGTTTGATCACTCCAGACGGTCCCACTGGCCCCGTTTATACCCTTAAACCTGGCATCATTCAGTTAGCGTCTATGACCGGCTTTCCTATACTATCCTACTACGCCAAATATGATCGTTATATGATCGTACAAAGTTGGGATAGAACACCTGTTCCTAAACTTTTTTCGAAAGCGGAGTTTTTTATTTCAGAACCTTTTTACATTCCAAAATTGAAAGGAGAAGAAGATTTGGAACTTTGGAGAAAAAAATTTGAAACATTCATGTTGGAGCAAGTAGGAATCTCTCAACAGGAAGCAGAAAATTTAAGGGAAGATATCAGATTGGCGCAAGAAGCCAAAAGAAAAGATAAATAA